A region of Anaerolineales bacterium DNA encodes the following proteins:
- a CDS encoding amidohydrolase, with the protein IHLSETRQEVENSRKEFGMPVIPYVKKQDVFEARVLAAHCVHVDDGEVKTLQHHHIGVAHNPSSNMKLASGFAPVNKMLAAGLHVGIGTDGAASNNDLDMFEEIRLAAFLAKGISGDPTTLPAPVALTMGTRMGADALQLGKITGSLEPGKRADLILVDISRAHNTPRFKREPEAIYAQLVYATHPSDVTDVMVNGRWLMRDQQLLTINEPELLAKAEIYARKIDAFLHEREHSVLSKLIAIGGASEEESYEVQVKVALEDPQIVINAVHQPGIEVLHHRHYHEYDTYFSFSDASQGYLRYREDEAIDVNDKISSIRYRLTLLGPTREGNLSSDALLSRSRFIAPANHSLRFYREYFKPAHETVIEKHRLRWRILYHGLEFFINLDRMDQPALGHFLEVKSRTWSRRDAEHKAQVSRELIKSLGMTNEPSVSQDYIELVSSSPTG; encoded by the coding sequence ATCCACTTATCAGAGACCCGGCAAGAGGTCGAGAACAGCCGAAAAGAATTTGGGATGCCAGTGATCCCCTATGTTAAAAAACAAGATGTGTTTGAAGCCAGGGTCCTGGCAGCCCACTGCGTGCATGTTGATGATGGAGAGGTGAAGACCCTTCAGCATCACCACATCGGAGTGGCTCATAATCCTTCATCCAATATGAAATTAGCATCCGGATTCGCACCAGTGAATAAAATGCTGGCTGCTGGGCTGCATGTTGGCATCGGAACGGATGGTGCTGCTTCTAACAACGACCTGGATATGTTCGAAGAGATCCGCCTGGCTGCTTTCCTTGCGAAAGGTATCAGCGGAGATCCGACCACCTTGCCGGCGCCGGTAGCATTAACCATGGGTACCCGCATGGGCGCCGACGCCCTGCAATTGGGTAAAATCACCGGTTCTTTGGAACCGGGTAAACGGGCTGATTTGATCCTGGTGGACATCTCGCGGGCTCACAATACCCCTCGCTTTAAAAGAGAACCAGAGGCTATCTACGCACAATTGGTATACGCTACCCATCCATCAGATGTGACGGACGTTATGGTGAATGGGAGATGGCTAATGCGGGATCAGCAATTACTGACCATTAACGAGCCTGAGCTGCTTGCTAAAGCTGAGATATATGCCCGAAAGATCGATGCATTCCTTCATGAACGTGAACACTCAGTATTGTCGAAACTGATCGCCATCGGTGGAGCATCTGAAGAGGAAAGTTACGAGGTGCAGGTAAAAGTTGCCCTTGAGGATCCTCAGATCGTTATCAATGCAGTGCATCAACCCGGCATTGAGGTTCTCCATCACCGCCACTACCATGAATACGATACGTATTTTTCTTTTTCAGATGCTTCTCAGGGTTACTTACGCTACCGTGAAGATGAAGCCATCGATGTCAATGACAAGATCAGCAGTATACGGTATCGCCTCACCTTGCTTGGCCCTACTCGAGAAGGAAACTTATCCAGTGACGCCTTATTATCTCGTAGCCGGTTTATTGCGCCTGCCAATCATAGCTTGCGTTTTTATCGCGAATATTTCAAGCCTGCTCACGAAACCGTGATCGAAAAACATCGCCTGAGATGGCGCATCCTCTATCATGGTCTGGAATTTTTTATAAACCTGGATCGAATGGACCAGCCTGCGTTGGGCCATTTCCTTGAAGTAAAAAGCCGGACCTGGAGCCGCAGAGACGCAGAGCATAAAGCCCAGGTATCCCGTGAATTAATCAAATCACTTGGAATGACCAACGAGCCTTCAGTTTCGCAGGATTATATAGAGCTCGTCAGCTCAAGCCCCACCGGATAA
- a CDS encoding MFS transporter, whose amino-acid sequence MGEITSSPLTLDHPQVSRFRLDRVSVIVGGHLVQDTYSAFLAPLLPSLIEKLALSYTQAGVLSAVTQLPSLLNPLIGYLDDKVNLRIFIILAPAITATMMSCLGVAPTYPSLLFLLLITGVSIASFHAIAPAMVARESGSQVGKGMSLFMAAGEMGRTIAPLVAAWALLTLTLEHMFPLAVFGWIASLIIFIRIKGIPVHIGNRVQLKAALPVARRLFIPLFAFLFFRSFLITGMGVYLPTLLQGQGASIWMADISLTIYQLAGVFGALFGGTISDRYGRKPVLFIASLLAPLTVMFFLRTSGWLALLVLIFAGIFSLSSQPIMLAIVQDHLPDHRSVGNGLFMAINFICLSVAAVGIGVIADRMTLFQAFQVTAICGLIAVPLIFWLPTPPAARVNPQTVEVKD is encoded by the coding sequence ATGGGAGAAATTACTTCATCTCCATTGACCCTTGATCATCCGCAAGTATCAAGGTTTCGGCTGGATCGCGTCTCGGTAATTGTCGGCGGTCATCTCGTCCAGGATACGTATTCGGCATTTCTGGCTCCCCTGCTTCCAAGCCTGATTGAAAAACTAGCTCTATCCTATACTCAGGCTGGTGTACTATCAGCGGTTACCCAATTGCCTTCCCTCCTAAATCCGTTGATCGGCTATTTGGATGATAAAGTAAACCTGCGCATCTTCATCATCCTCGCTCCGGCGATCACTGCCACGATGATGAGCTGTTTGGGTGTTGCTCCAACTTATCCCAGCTTGTTATTCCTGCTTCTGATTACCGGGGTAAGCATTGCTTCATTCCATGCGATTGCTCCCGCGATGGTCGCCCGTGAATCGGGTAGCCAGGTGGGTAAAGGGATGAGCCTTTTCATGGCAGCAGGTGAGATGGGCCGAACGATTGCCCCATTGGTTGCTGCCTGGGCACTACTCACCTTAACCCTGGAGCACATGTTCCCATTAGCTGTGTTTGGTTGGATTGCCTCGTTGATCATCTTTATCCGCATCAAGGGAATTCCCGTCCATATTGGAAATCGGGTTCAACTTAAAGCGGCTCTGCCGGTTGCACGGCGCTTATTTATTCCCCTGTTCGCATTTTTGTTTTTTCGTAGTTTCCTGATCACCGGAATGGGTGTTTATTTGCCCACCCTTCTGCAAGGTCAGGGTGCCAGCATATGGATGGCCGACATCTCTCTGACGATCTACCAGCTGGCAGGTGTATTTGGAGCCTTATTCGGAGGCACCATCAGCGATCGGTATGGACGAAAACCAGTACTTTTCATTGCTTCTCTCCTTGCCCCTTTAACAGTGATGTTCTTCCTCAGAACCAGTGGATGGCTGGCATTGCTCGTATTGATCTTTGCCGGTATTTTTAGCCTTTCGTCGCAGCCGATCATGCTTGCTATTGTCCAAGATCATCTTCCTGACCATCGCTCGGTAGGCAATGGTCTGTTCATGGCGATTAATTTCATCTGCTTATCTGTTGCCGCAGTTGGCATTGGCGTAATAGCAGACCGAATGACACTATTCCAGGCATTCCAGGTTACGGCGATATGTGGATTAATCGCCGTTCCGTTGATTTTTTGGTTGCCCACCCCGCCTGCTGCTCGAGTCAACCCGCAAACAGTAGAGGTCAAGGATTGA
- a CDS encoding protein kinase, translating into MGAVYCARDLHFPNVVKRVAVKEMINVVRDPAIRETIVKNFEREANILATLDHPSIPRIYDYFTADDRSYLIIEFIEGKDLEAIVSESQDFLPEEQVMNWAIELCDVISYLHNYKPEPIIFRDIKPSNIMINTHDHIQLVDFGIAKTFQPGQKGTMIGTEGYSPPEQYKGESTQRADIYALGATLHHVLTRRDPRLEPPFSFDQRKIRAINSSISPELEAVIYTALAYEPEKRFSSVEVMKEALLASAKKTGLLHKLPAAIKSVSRENAEISTAWKFECEDEIRGTPTYVAGTIYVGSYDNNLYSLNAATGEFNWKFATEGGIVSRPAAHEGNIYIGSEDQRLYCINMRSGQEIWSYYSNGPIRSSPYIAEGHVFIGSDDAFLHAVNALSGRRAWRIDAGSQVRSTPLLLGELIYFGTEAGDLFCVDLRGNVKWRFKAKRALTSSPVHANGIIYIGSVDTLLYALDAKSGYIIWRFRMAKASISTPFIADNYIFTGSVDSHIYCVDIHSAKEVWTYATENQVTSSPISYQDSVYCGSVDGSMYCLEFRSGRLRWKYQTKGPVTGNAVIANDVLYFGSNDHKIYAIAL; encoded by the coding sequence ATGGGTGCGGTCTACTGCGCACGTGACCTACACTTCCCGAATGTTGTAAAGCGGGTAGCGGTGAAGGAAATGATCAACGTGGTCCGCGATCCAGCCATTCGAGAGACCATCGTCAAGAATTTCGAACGTGAAGCAAATATCCTCGCCACTTTAGATCACCCATCCATTCCTCGCATTTACGATTACTTCACAGCAGATGATCGCTCATATCTGATCATCGAGTTCATTGAAGGAAAAGATCTGGAAGCCATTGTCAGCGAATCGCAGGATTTTCTCCCAGAAGAGCAAGTAATGAATTGGGCTATTGAACTGTGTGATGTCATCAGTTACCTGCACAACTATAAGCCAGAACCGATCATTTTTCGTGATATCAAGCCATCCAATATCATGATTAACACTCATGATCATATCCAGCTGGTTGATTTCGGTATCGCCAAGACCTTTCAACCTGGGCAAAAAGGAACCATGATTGGCACAGAAGGATACTCACCTCCCGAGCAGTACAAAGGTGAAAGTACCCAGCGCGCCGATATTTATGCCCTAGGTGCAACCCTTCATCACGTATTAACCAGACGTGATCCACGTCTTGAGCCACCTTTCTCATTTGATCAGAGAAAAATCCGGGCGATAAACTCATCAATCTCCCCAGAGCTGGAAGCAGTGATCTATACAGCTCTTGCCTATGAGCCGGAGAAACGCTTCTCGAGTGTAGAGGTAATGAAAGAAGCTCTGCTTGCGTCTGCGAAGAAGACTGGATTGCTGCATAAGCTACCTGCTGCGATCAAGTCGGTTTCGCGGGAGAACGCAGAGATTTCCACGGCATGGAAATTTGAGTGCGAAGATGAGATTCGCGGCACACCTACATATGTCGCAGGGACGATTTATGTTGGTTCTTATGACAATAACCTTTACTCCTTGAACGCCGCAACCGGAGAATTCAACTGGAAGTTCGCAACGGAAGGTGGGATCGTCAGCCGCCCTGCTGCCCATGAAGGAAATATATATATAGGCTCTGAAGACCAGCGTTTATACTGTATCAATATGCGCTCAGGGCAGGAAATTTGGTCTTATTATTCCAATGGACCGATTCGCTCCTCCCCTTATATCGCTGAAGGGCATGTCTTCATCGGATCAGATGATGCATTTCTCCATGCTGTGAACGCCTTAAGTGGCCGGCGCGCCTGGAGAATTGACGCAGGTTCGCAGGTACGATCGACTCCGTTATTACTCGGCGAATTGATTTATTTCGGTACGGAAGCTGGTGACTTGTTCTGTGTCGACTTGCGAGGCAATGTAAAATGGCGTTTTAAAGCCAAGCGAGCATTAACCTCGTCACCTGTCCATGCCAATGGGATTATATATATCGGCTCAGTGGATACCCTGCTATACGCCCTGGACGCAAAATCAGGTTACATAATCTGGCGTTTCCGTATGGCAAAGGCTTCCATTTCAACGCCTTTTATCGCCGATAATTACATTTTTACCGGTTCGGTTGATTCCCACATCTATTGCGTTGATATCCATTCGGCCAAGGAAGTATGGACCTATGCAACCGAGAACCAGGTGACCAGCTCTCCCATATCGTATCAGGATTCTGTATATTGTGGTTCTGTCGATGGGTCAATGTATTGCCTGGAATTTCGTTCAGGCCGCCTGCGATGGAAGTACCAGACCAAGGGCCCGGTCACCGGCAATGCGGTTATCGCCAATGACGTGCTTTATTTCGGTTCCAACGACCACAAGATTTATGCAATCGCCTTATAA
- a CDS encoding aldo/keto reductase, producing MEYHRLGQSGLQISALSFGGWVTIGGQIGEDLSHECMQAAYDAGVNFFDTAESYAHGNAEIVMGNVIKKAGWKRRDLVISTKLFWGGRKPNYTGLSRKHIIEGARASLARLQMDYVDLIFCHRPDIYTPIEETVRAMNFLIDQGLAFYWGTSEWSADEIMQAYSIARQYNLIPPTMEQPEYNMFRRDKVEREFLRLYQEIGLGTTIWSPLASGMLTGKYSQGVPQGTRITLEGYDWLKEGFENEEGKQRIEKVKKLAPIAEILGISLAQMAIAWCLKNPNVSSVITGASKPEQVIENMKALDVTDKMSPEVFERIEAVLQNKPEPISDYR from the coding sequence ATGGAATATCATCGTTTAGGTCAATCGGGTTTACAAATATCTGCATTATCATTCGGCGGATGGGTGACAATCGGGGGACAGATCGGTGAAGACCTCTCTCACGAATGCATGCAGGCTGCTTATGATGCTGGAGTCAATTTCTTCGATACTGCTGAATCCTACGCCCATGGGAACGCTGAGATTGTGATGGGCAATGTGATCAAAAAAGCGGGTTGGAAGCGTAGAGATTTGGTGATTTCGACTAAATTGTTTTGGGGAGGGCGGAAGCCAAACTACACGGGACTATCGCGCAAGCACATCATCGAAGGAGCCAGAGCCAGCCTTGCCAGGCTGCAAATGGATTATGTCGATCTCATTTTCTGCCACCGACCTGACATTTACACACCGATCGAAGAGACCGTGCGGGCCATGAATTTCCTGATCGATCAAGGGCTGGCTTTTTACTGGGGTACTAGCGAATGGAGTGCTGACGAGATCATGCAAGCGTATTCAATTGCCCGCCAGTACAACCTCATCCCACCTACCATGGAGCAACCTGAATACAACATGTTCAGGCGCGATAAGGTTGAGCGTGAATTTCTCCGTCTTTATCAAGAGATCGGCCTTGGAACAACCATCTGGAGCCCACTGGCCAGTGGGATGTTAACTGGAAAATATAGCCAGGGTGTTCCTCAGGGAACGCGCATTACCCTTGAGGGGTATGATTGGCTGAAGGAAGGCTTTGAAAATGAAGAAGGCAAACAACGAATTGAAAAGGTAAAGAAGCTTGCCCCGATTGCCGAAATTCTGGGAATATCATTAGCACAGATGGCTATTGCCTGGTGTCTGAAGAATCCAAATGTGAGCAGCGTGATCACGGGTGCATCAAAACCTGAGCAGGTCATAGAAAATATGAAAGCCTTGGATGTGACTGATAAAATGTCCCCGGAAGTATTTGAGCGGATTGAAGCTGTGCTGCAGAATAAACCCGAGCCCATATCGGATTATCGATAG